The following proteins come from a genomic window of Candidatus Protochlamydia phocaeensis:
- a CDS encoding metal ABC transporter solute-binding protein, Zn/Mn family has protein sequence MRKFIWGLICTLWIISFASCSRQQPSHRQEAFQKWIEANGKVKVLSTTAMINDLVKQVGGSHIDALTLIQGELDPHSYQLVKGDDEKLMFAQLIFYNGLGLEHGPSLHQYLIQNPKAIGLGDLIERQDPSLIILVNGQKDPHIWMDASLWSKAIPLIVRSLSQQDPVHAQEFAANGKRLQEELLDLHKQARQALMQVPSNKRYLVTSHDAFNYFTRAYLAEEGEQSNEEWRKRFAAPEGLAPESQLSAMDIKAIIDYLQQHRISLLFPETNVSRDSIRKIVQACQEHGMAVRIACCPLYGDAMGKPGSEGDTYIKMILYNANTLAEHMAKEVPHAK, from the coding sequence ATGAGAAAATTTATATGGGGCCTTATTTGTACACTATGGATCATTAGCTTTGCCAGCTGCTCTCGCCAGCAACCATCCCATCGGCAAGAGGCTTTTCAAAAATGGATCGAAGCGAATGGCAAAGTAAAGGTCTTAAGTACCACTGCCATGATTAACGATTTGGTCAAGCAAGTAGGAGGAAGTCACATTGATGCGTTGACTTTGATCCAAGGAGAATTAGATCCGCATTCTTATCAATTAGTTAAAGGCGATGATGAAAAATTAATGTTTGCGCAATTAATTTTTTATAATGGGCTAGGATTGGAACATGGCCCCAGCCTGCATCAGTATCTCATTCAAAATCCAAAAGCGATTGGACTGGGAGATTTGATTGAGCGGCAAGACCCCTCTTTAATCATTTTAGTCAATGGCCAAAAAGATCCTCATATTTGGATGGACGCGTCGCTATGGTCGAAAGCCATCCCTTTGATTGTCCGCTCTCTTAGCCAGCAAGATCCTGTACATGCGCAAGAATTTGCGGCTAACGGAAAACGCCTGCAAGAAGAGTTGCTGGATTTGCATAAGCAGGCTCGGCAAGCTCTTATGCAGGTGCCATCCAATAAACGCTATTTAGTGACAAGCCATGATGCTTTTAATTATTTTACCCGTGCTTATTTGGCCGAAGAAGGCGAACAATCGAATGAGGAATGGAGAAAGCGTTTTGCAGCTCCTGAAGGCCTAGCTCCCGAAAGCCAGTTAAGCGCAATGGATATTAAAGCAATAATAGATTATCTGCAGCAGCACCGGATTTCTCTTTTATTTCCTGAAACAAATGTGAGCCGCGACTCGATTAGAAAAATTGTTCAAGCTTGCCAGGAGCATGGAATGGCTGTTCGCATCGCTTGCTGTCCTTTGTATGGCGATGCCATGGGCAAGCCTGGATCGGAAGGCGACACGTATATCAAAATGATCCTTTATAATGCCAATACCTTGGCTGAGCATATGGCAAAAGAGGTGCCCCATGCAAAATAA
- a CDS encoding metal ABC transporter permease, with product MPSSPFLNPYNNKTFFEFFLQFFVRVWELMSGQLAFQQLAADEIQLLVLMGVAASSALVGTFLVLRRMTMLANSLSHTILMGIVLAYFFTLINPFYQKEQVTYIAPMQAMLIASLITGFLTAFLTQFLTKTGQLQEDASVGLVFTSFFALGVTLVTILTRDAHVGTEAVMGNADALHITDSFWVYLVLAFNLILFIIFYKEFELTTFDPNLALALGFSPALFNYLLMAQVSVTTITAFRAIGVILVLAFMTGPVLTARLLTHRLKHMLVWAVGIGMLSAFSGVALTRHVLTIYGIALSTSGVVVCVILIVYLLVMLIAPERGVIAKWRHRKKAVKQSKIELSLP from the coding sequence ATGCCGTCTAGTCCTTTTTTAAACCCCTATAATAATAAAACGTTCTTTGAGTTTTTCCTGCAGTTTTTTGTTCGGGTTTGGGAATTGATGAGCGGCCAGCTCGCCTTTCAACAACTAGCTGCGGATGAGATTCAATTGCTTGTATTGATGGGAGTTGCGGCTTCTTCAGCATTGGTTGGAACATTTCTTGTATTGAGGCGGATGACAATGTTGGCAAATTCGCTTTCGCATACCATTCTAATGGGAATTGTTTTGGCCTATTTTTTTACTTTAATTAATCCCTTCTATCAAAAAGAGCAGGTGACCTATATCGCTCCTATGCAGGCTATGTTGATTGCTTCATTGATAACAGGCTTTTTGACGGCATTTCTAACTCAATTTCTGACAAAGACTGGACAGCTGCAAGAAGATGCCAGCGTAGGCTTGGTATTTACAAGTTTTTTTGCTTTAGGAGTGACTCTTGTGACCATTTTGACAAGAGATGCCCATGTTGGGACAGAAGCAGTCATGGGCAATGCCGATGCGCTGCATATCACGGACTCTTTTTGGGTTTATTTAGTTTTGGCATTCAACCTTATTTTATTTATTATCTTTTATAAAGAATTTGAGCTGACAACATTCGATCCCAATCTGGCATTGGCTTTGGGATTTTCTCCGGCTTTGTTCAATTATCTTCTGATGGCCCAAGTCTCTGTCACAACTATCACCGCTTTTCGCGCCATAGGCGTAATCCTTGTATTGGCATTTATGACAGGTCCTGTTTTGACTGCCCGTTTGCTGACCCATCGCCTGAAGCATATGCTTGTCTGGGCAGTCGGAATAGGGATGTTATCCGCCTTTTCCGGCGTAGCACTAACGCGGCATGTCCTGACTATTTACGGCATAGCGCTATCTACCTCAGGCGTCGTTGTGTGTGTGATTTTGATTGTTTATTTATTAGTCATGTTGATAGCTCCCGAAAGAGGCGTCATTGCTAAGTGGCGCCATCGGAAAAAAGCGGTCAAGCAGTCTAAAATAGAGCTTTCCCTTCCTTGA
- the acs gene encoding acetate--CoA ligase, which translates to MKILSNFTLANIILFSSLAASDSLFHPSEEFKKAANIQSFDLFEEAKQDREAFWAKQAENIHWFQKWDRVLEWNPPYAKWFVGGKLNACYNCLDVHMGSETRDKIALIWEGERGEQRTFTYAELYNEVNKFSHVLKSLGVQKGDRVAIYLPMVPEAAVAMLACARVGAVHMVVFGGFSSEALKDRILDGDAKIVITADGGIRKGGIVPLKAAVDEALSDCPSVEKVVVVKRTNQSIAMQAERDYWYNDLMQEAADYYPPEKMDAEDILFILYTSGTTGKPKGIIHTTGGYMVETKASMRWIFDVKPSDIYWCTADVGWITGHSYVMYGPLSNGMTQLIYEGALDWPERDRSWQLIEKHKITTLYTAPTAIRTFMKWGEDWLKGYDMSSLRLLGSVGEPINAEAWMWYYTNIGQEKCPIVDTWWQTETGSILIAPIPGLTPLKPGSATFPIPGIEVAILDEKGQDAQSGALVVTSPWPSMLRGIYKDPKRYEETYWKKWNGRYYFTGDGAKLDEDGYIWLLGRIDDIINVSGHRLGSIELESALVDHPGVAEAAVVAINHQIKGQGIAAFVSLKEGFMPNEELANILKKHIVKKIGAFARPEKILFVRDLPKTRSGKIMRRLLRDIAEGRVLGDMTTLVDPTILDELKKEYEEDGE; encoded by the coding sequence ATGAAGATTCTTTCCAATTTTACCTTGGCTAATATCATTCTTTTTAGTTCGCTTGCTGCAAGCGATTCCCTATTTCATCCTTCTGAAGAATTTAAGAAGGCTGCCAATATTCAATCTTTTGATCTGTTCGAAGAAGCCAAACAGGATAGAGAAGCTTTTTGGGCCAAGCAAGCCGAGAATATTCATTGGTTTCAGAAATGGGATCGGGTATTGGAGTGGAATCCCCCTTATGCCAAATGGTTTGTGGGTGGCAAATTGAATGCTTGCTATAATTGTTTGGATGTCCATATGGGCTCCGAGACCCGCGACAAAATTGCTTTGATTTGGGAAGGTGAAAGGGGAGAACAGAGAACCTTTACCTATGCAGAGCTTTACAATGAAGTGAACAAGTTCAGCCATGTTTTAAAATCGCTTGGCGTACAAAAAGGCGATCGAGTGGCCATTTATCTTCCTATGGTTCCCGAAGCTGCGGTCGCCATGCTGGCATGTGCGCGTGTTGGGGCAGTCCATATGGTCGTATTTGGAGGGTTTTCTTCGGAAGCATTAAAAGACCGCATTTTAGATGGCGATGCGAAGATTGTCATTACCGCTGACGGAGGAATTCGAAAAGGCGGTATCGTCCCCCTGAAAGCTGCGGTTGATGAAGCACTAAGCGATTGTCCATCAGTAGAAAAGGTCGTGGTTGTCAAACGGACGAATCAATCCATTGCGATGCAAGCTGAAAGGGATTATTGGTATAATGATCTCATGCAAGAGGCCGCTGATTACTATCCTCCGGAAAAAATGGATGCCGAGGACATCTTGTTTATTCTGTATACGTCAGGAACGACGGGCAAGCCCAAAGGCATTATCCATACGACGGGCGGATACATGGTCGAAACAAAGGCAAGCATGCGTTGGATATTTGATGTCAAGCCTTCCGATATTTATTGGTGCACAGCTGATGTTGGCTGGATTACAGGCCATAGCTATGTCATGTATGGTCCCCTCTCAAATGGGATGACTCAATTGATCTATGAAGGTGCGTTGGATTGGCCTGAACGAGATCGAAGCTGGCAATTAATTGAAAAGCATAAAATCACGACTCTTTATACGGCTCCGACAGCCATTAGAACATTCATGAAATGGGGAGAAGATTGGCTAAAAGGCTATGACATGTCTTCTTTGCGCTTATTGGGATCGGTAGGCGAGCCCATCAATGCAGAAGCTTGGATGTGGTACTATACGAACATTGGCCAAGAAAAATGCCCGATCGTCGATACATGGTGGCAAACAGAGACGGGGAGTATCTTAATCGCTCCGATCCCTGGGTTAACGCCCCTTAAGCCCGGCAGCGCGACCTTTCCTATTCCCGGCATTGAAGTGGCTATCTTAGATGAGAAAGGACAGGATGCCCAATCAGGCGCTCTCGTTGTGACATCTCCTTGGCCTTCGATGTTGCGAGGGATTTATAAAGATCCGAAGCGCTATGAGGAGACTTACTGGAAAAAATGGAATGGCCGCTACTATTTTACAGGAGACGGCGCTAAGTTGGATGAAGATGGCTATATTTGGTTATTAGGCCGAATTGACGATATTATTAATGTTTCCGGGCACAGGCTAGGAAGCATAGAGCTTGAGAGTGCTTTAGTCGATCATCCCGGCGTGGCAGAAGCGGCGGTTGTAGCGATTAACCATCAAATCAAAGGGCAGGGCATTGCAGCCTTTGTTTCGCTTAAAGAAGGATTTATGCCGAATGAAGAATTAGCAAATATCCTCAAGAAGCATATCGTTAAAAAAATTGGTGCGTTTGCTAGGCCCGAGAAAATTCTTTTTGTGCGCGATCTTCCCAAAACCCGTAGCGGGAAAATTATGCGGCGCCTCCTACGCGATATAGCCGAAGGACGCGTATTGGGAGATATGACGACTTTAGTGGACCCCACCATTCTAGATGAACTCAAAAAAGAGTACGAGGAAGATGGCGAATAG
- a CDS encoding metal ABC transporter ATP-binding protein, producing MDNPSHTHSPSSALRVSQMTVNYGKTPALWDISVSIPEGVLVGIVGPNGAGKSTFIKTALGLIKPISGRIDFFGQPLKQVRQRVAYVPQRESVDWDFPVTVRDLVLMGRYGRLGLWRRPREADRTAADHYLEVVGMSAYANRQISQLSGGQQQRVFLARALLQEADIYFMDEPFTGVDLATETAIVQLLQQLRTKGKTVFVVHHDLSTVERYFDWVMILNVRLIAYGEVEKVFTPHYLNAAYGRSYALFDQALKLSQQKNAGVKN from the coding sequence ATGGATAATCCTTCTCATACCCATTCTCCATCTTCTGCGCTTCGAGTGAGCCAAATGACTGTCAATTATGGCAAAACGCCGGCTTTATGGGATATTTCCGTCTCTATTCCAGAAGGTGTATTAGTGGGAATTGTTGGACCTAATGGAGCTGGGAAAAGTACGTTTATCAAAACGGCATTAGGATTGATTAAACCCATTTCTGGGCGCATCGATTTTTTTGGGCAGCCCTTGAAGCAAGTCCGACAAAGGGTTGCTTACGTGCCTCAACGTGAATCCGTTGATTGGGATTTTCCCGTTACAGTGCGCGACCTTGTTCTGATGGGGCGTTATGGACGCCTAGGCCTTTGGCGCCGTCCGCGAGAAGCGGATCGGACCGCTGCCGATCATTATCTAGAAGTGGTCGGAATGTCTGCTTATGCCAATAGACAGATCAGCCAGCTGTCGGGCGGACAGCAGCAAAGAGTGTTTCTTGCCCGTGCTTTATTGCAAGAGGCGGATATTTATTTTATGGATGAGCCTTTTACGGGAGTAGACCTTGCCACGGAAACGGCGATTGTTCAGCTGTTGCAACAGTTGCGGACAAAAGGCAAGACGGTTTTTGTCGTGCACCATGACTTAAGTACGGTCGAGCGTTATTTCGATTGGGTGATGATTCTCAATGTGCGTTTGATTGCTTATGGGGAAGTAGAAAAAGTCTTTACTCCTCATTATCTCAATGCGGCTTATGGAAGAAGCTATGCCCTTTTTGATCAGGCGCTAAAATTGTCCCAGCAAAAGAATGCAGGTGTAAAAAATTAG
- a CDS encoding iron chelate uptake ABC transporter family permease subunit has protein sequence MNISFFSFFTDPILRAPTIGCMFMCLAASLMGVVVFLRKQVLIGETLSHASYPGVILGVIIAGALSIQESEELTLSIFTLAGAFATAVLGLFLVLFMERRLKVASDAALCFVLSAFFGIGLALSSEVQFTYTTLYKQVISYLYGQAATMTDIHIFIYGLLSLIVLAIISVLYKELQVMTFDRQYAKSIGISVRSIDTLLFILVAISVIIGIRSVGVVLMSAMLIAPAVAARQFTNRLSVLFVLAALFGMASGFLGNYFSVQVTVYLSSHYPAARIILPTGPMIVIVASAICLLALLLAPERGLLVRLARIGFFRYECICENLLKALWRLDSDKAVSPRQLAEYQSISSIYLRFILWRMTVNGWLRKTPHNLYQLTQDGKYRAAKIVRLHRLWEVYLVNYLGAQTERVHRNAEEMEHIITPEIEQELTYLLQDPKKDPHHQPIPPREDVHAV, from the coding sequence ATGAACATTAGTTTTTTTTCTTTTTTTACAGATCCCATTTTGAGAGCACCTACGATTGGATGCATGTTTATGTGCCTGGCGGCTAGTTTAATGGGAGTCGTTGTTTTTTTGCGTAAGCAGGTTTTAATAGGTGAAACGCTGTCGCACGCTTCTTATCCAGGGGTGATCCTTGGCGTCATAATAGCAGGCGCTTTATCTATTCAAGAATCGGAAGAGCTGACTCTTTCCATCTTTACTTTAGCGGGCGCTTTCGCAACGGCCGTATTGGGGCTATTCCTAGTCCTATTCATGGAAAGGCGGCTTAAGGTGGCCAGCGATGCTGCCCTATGCTTTGTATTGTCGGCTTTTTTTGGAATAGGCTTAGCCTTATCAAGCGAAGTTCAATTTACTTATACGACCCTCTATAAGCAAGTGATCTCTTATTTATATGGCCAAGCGGCAACGATGACGGATATCCATATTTTCATCTATGGGCTGCTATCTCTTATTGTGCTTGCCATTATTTCAGTGCTATATAAAGAATTGCAAGTCATGACGTTTGATCGTCAATATGCAAAGAGTATCGGCATTTCTGTTAGATCAATCGATACCCTGCTGTTTATTTTAGTGGCGATTTCCGTCATTATCGGCATTCGCTCTGTAGGAGTCGTTTTAATGTCAGCGATGCTGATTGCTCCTGCTGTGGCAGCCCGGCAATTTACCAATCGCTTATCCGTCTTATTTGTTTTGGCCGCTCTCTTTGGAATGGCTAGCGGATTTTTGGGGAATTACTTCTCCGTTCAAGTGACGGTTTATTTATCCTCCCATTATCCCGCTGCCCGCATCATATTGCCAACCGGTCCGATGATTGTCATTGTGGCTTCTGCCATTTGTCTGCTCGCTCTGCTGCTCGCTCCCGAAAGAGGGCTTCTCGTGCGCTTGGCGCGCATTGGTTTTTTCCGTTATGAGTGTATTTGCGAAAACCTTCTCAAAGCCCTTTGGCGTTTAGATTCCGATAAGGCTGTCAGTCCAAGACAGCTAGCCGAATACCAATCGATCTCTTCTATTTATCTACGCTTTATTCTCTGGCGCATGACTGTTAATGGATGGCTAAGAAAGACTCCCCATAACCTTTACCAGCTCACACAAGATGGAAAGTATCGAGCAGCTAAAATTGTTCGCTTGCATCGCTTATGGGAGGTGTATTTGGTAAACTATTTAGGGGCCCAAACCGAACGCGTGCATCGCAATGCTGAGGAAATGGAGCATATTATCACTCCTGAAATAGAGCAAGAGCTTACCTATCTTCTCCAAGATCCTAAAAAAGACCCCCATCACCAACCTATTCCTCCAAGGGAGGATGTCCATGCCGTCTAG
- a CDS encoding Mrp/NBP35 family ATP-binding protein, producing the protein MPLQIFQPSPPLAAIKFIIAIAAGKGGVGKSSVTVNLALALRDQGYSVGIMDTDIYGPSIRKMLPEDRLPSQKGEIIQPALCAGIKMISMAYFRKEYEATAVRAPIANGLISQFIKNVAWGSLDFLLIDFPPGTGDVQLTLSQQANLTGAIMVTTPQEVAILDVRKAIYLFEQVKVPILGIVENMSYYTSPQLDEPLYLFGRGGGERLAKEVGAPFLGGIPIDPDLCACGDKGQSLFVLDPLKQKPATQAFIQLSQQLVAHAEALKSQASSALSHFELAWKEMKPS; encoded by the coding sequence ATGCCTCTGCAAATATTCCAGCCATCTCCGCCTTTGGCAGCCATTAAATTTATTATTGCGATTGCTGCAGGAAAAGGAGGAGTGGGAAAATCTTCCGTGACAGTTAATCTGGCTTTAGCGTTAAGAGATCAAGGCTATAGTGTTGGCATCATGGATACGGATATTTATGGGCCATCGATTCGAAAAATGCTTCCGGAAGATCGCTTGCCAAGTCAGAAAGGAGAAATTATTCAGCCTGCCTTATGCGCCGGAATTAAAATGATTTCGATGGCGTATTTTCGGAAAGAATATGAAGCGACAGCTGTCAGAGCGCCTATCGCCAATGGTTTAATTTCTCAGTTTATTAAAAATGTGGCCTGGGGAAGCTTGGATTTTCTATTAATTGATTTTCCTCCTGGGACAGGCGATGTTCAGTTGACGTTAAGCCAACAGGCCAATCTGACTGGGGCTATTATGGTGACGACTCCGCAAGAGGTGGCTATTTTGGATGTCCGGAAGGCTATTTATTTATTCGAGCAAGTGAAAGTGCCTATTTTGGGTATTGTAGAAAATATGAGCTATTATACCTCTCCTCAATTGGATGAGCCGCTATATTTATTCGGACGGGGAGGGGGAGAGCGATTGGCAAAGGAAGTTGGAGCTCCTTTTCTTGGAGGCATTCCAATTGATCCTGATCTTTGCGCATGCGGAGATAAAGGCCAATCTTTATTTGTTCTCGATCCACTCAAGCAGAAACCTGCTACCCAAGCGTTTATTCAGCTTAGCCAGCAGCTTGTCGCTCATGCGGAAGCGCTTAAATCGCAAGCCTCATCCGCTCTTTCTCATTTCGAATTAGCTTGGAAGGAGATGAAGCCATCATGA
- a CDS encoding DUF971 domain-containing protein → MNMPLAIHGITQEDNHTFSITWSDGQKQRFRLSDLQRVCPCANCVDEHTGKRRMDSTIIRDDVRATAIRSVGRYALQIQFTSGCSTGIYSFDMLRKMGIK, encoded by the coding sequence ATGAATATGCCACTTGCCATACACGGCATTACGCAGGAAGATAATCACACCTTTTCTATTACATGGAGCGATGGACAGAAGCAGCGCTTTCGACTCAGCGATTTGCAAAGGGTTTGCCCATGTGCAAACTGCGTAGATGAGCATACGGGAAAGCGGCGCATGGATTCGACGATAATCCGGGATGATGTGCGGGCAACGGCCATACGTAGTGTAGGCCGCTATGCTTTGCAAATTCAATTTACTTCCGGTTGTTCAACCGGGATTTATAGCTTTGATATGCTACGCAAAATGGGGATAAAATGA
- the thpR gene encoding RNA 2',3'-cyclic phosphodiesterase: MQSYFLALDFPSTVKSRLASLCYGLPQVHWKEENNFHLILRHLGSLSAAELVEIKDRLAHLFFLPFSLTLQGVGHFHSKSDRGTIWIGIQPNASLMTLKREIDRLLKGLPIQPEKISFQPHIILGYYDRLNPQKLGDYLMAHADYYSVPIEITSCTLFCSRQTSKHTIDETLEHYLASKVETGED; the protein is encoded by the coding sequence ATGCAATCTTATTTCTTAGCCCTTGACTTCCCCTCCACTGTCAAATCCCGATTAGCTTCCCTCTGTTATGGACTTCCTCAAGTTCACTGGAAAGAGGAAAATAACTTTCATCTTATTCTACGTCATTTAGGTTCTCTATCCGCTGCTGAATTGGTAGAAATTAAAGATCGCCTAGCCCACCTATTCTTCCTCCCTTTTTCTTTAACCTTGCAGGGCGTTGGCCACTTTCATTCAAAGAGCGATCGAGGGACTATTTGGATTGGCATTCAGCCGAATGCCTCTTTGATGACTTTAAAAAGAGAAATTGATCGCCTTTTAAAGGGATTGCCAATTCAACCCGAAAAAATATCTTTTCAACCCCATATTATCCTTGGATATTACGATCGTTTAAACCCTCAAAAGTTAGGCGATTACCTAATGGCACACGCCGATTATTATTCTGTTCCTATTGAAATCACAAGCTGTACGCTTTTTTGTTCCCGTCAAACCTCTAAGCACACCATTGACGAAACATTAGAGCACTATTTAGCCTCAAAAGTAGAAACAGGCGAAGACTAA